The Jiangella sp. DSM 45060 genome contains the following window.
CCCGCCGAGGAACGGGCGCCAGTAGTCGTCGAACGACGCGAACGCCGTCGGGATCTCGATGGACCGGACGTCGACGTCGGCCAGGCCGGCCGCCAGCCACAGGTGGGCCAGCGGCTCCGGCTGGCACAGCGGGAACCGGACGCCCTCGTCCAGACCGGCGCCGTCAGGATCGACGTCCGCGGCGGCCGCCCAGAAGTGCCGCATGAGCTGCATGCCGTCGGCGTAGTCCCACACGTACGCGGCCACGACGGCGCCCGGCGCGGCCGCCCGGACGAACTCCGCCGCGGCCGCGGGCGCGTTGGGGACGAAGTTCAGCACCAGCCCGCTGATCACGGCATCGGCGGCGCCGTCGGCGACCGGCAGCGCCGTCGCCTCGCCGAGCTCGAACGTCGCGCCCGGCACCTGCTCGCGGGCGGTGCCGAGGAACCCGTCGGACGGGTCGACGCCGACGACGGAGGCGGGCGCGGCCAGCGTCAGCACGGCCTCGGTCAGCGCGCCGGTGCCGCACCCGACGTCGAGCCACCGGGCGCCGCCGGGGACATCCAGCCACGGCACGAACGCCGCGGCGACCCCGCGGCTCCACCGGCCGACGTACGCCTCGTAGGCGTCGCCCTCGGCCCATACGTCCGGCGCCATGTGCTGACGATACGTCCGTTCAGCCGGTTAAGGTGGCGGACGAAGGCCGTGGATCGGGGGGAACGGGATATGCGCCGTCGCATCATCGTCACCGTCTCGGTGGTGGTGGCCGCGGCGCTGTGCCTGGGCGCGGTGCTCTGGTTCGGCATCGTTCCGCACTGGCGGCCGGCGCTGGAGCACGGCGAGCGCTACGGCATCGACGTCTCCGCCCACCAGGACGAGATCGACTGGGACGCCGTGGCCCGCGACGGCATCCAGTTCGCCTACATCAAGGCCAGCGAGGGCCAGGGCTGGGTCGACGAGTGGTTCGACGAGAACTGGGCCGGCGCCGCACGGGCCGGACTCGACCGCGGCGCGTACCACTTCTTCACGCTCTGCGCGCCGGGCGCCGCGCAAGCCGAGAACTTCCTCTCCGTCGCCCCGCCCGACGACGACGCGCTGCCGCCGGTCATCGACCTCGAGCTGACCGGCAACTGCAGCGACCGGCCGCCGGCCGACCAGGTCGCCGCCGAGGTCGACGCGTTCGTGCAACTGGTCGAACGTGCCTGGGGCCGCGACCTGCTGTTCTACGTCCGCCCCGACTGGGACGACGTCTACCCGGTCCGCGACGGCCTGGACCGCCGGCTCTGGGACTACCGCTTCTTCCGCCGCCCCACCGACGACCGCTGGCACGTCTGGCAAGTCAACACGTTCGCCCGGGTCGACGGCATCGACGGCCCGGTCGACCTCGACATCATGCGCGACACCGAGTAGGGACGTGCCGGGTTTGCCCCGATGTGGGCGCGGGAAGAGTTGACTACTGACACGCCGCCTGCCACCCGAAGGGACCCGGCATGATCGTGCTCGGACTGATCCTCATCGTCGCTGCCGCGGCAGCGGTGATCGTCGCCGTCATCGCCGGCGGTGACAGCGTCACGCTCAGCGCGTTCGACGTCGATCTCGACTCGCCGGTCTGGGGCGTCTTCGCCGCGGGTATCGCCGCGGGGCTGCTGCTCATGCTCGGGATCCTGGCGATCGTCGCCGGGGTGAACCGCTCGCGGGCCCGCCGCGAGGAGATCGAGTACCTGCGCGAGCAGGTCGCCCGCCACGAGCGCAAGACCGGCCGCGAGGCCGACGAGCCCGAGGTGAGCGACTGGCTCGGCCAGGCCCACCGCGCCGCGACCGGCACCGGCACCGCGGCCGCCGCCCCGGCCGAACCGACCGCCCACTCGGGCGCGACGTCGGGCGCGTCACCGCTGTACCGCCACGGCTGACCACGCTCAGCCGACCCGCGTTCCCGGGGCGTGTCTCCCGGGTCCGTGGCCTACTGCGCGACGCCCAGGCGGCGCCTCGCTACGGCCGAGACCCGGGAGACACCCCCCAGCCCGACGGCGTCGGCGATGGCCGGCGCGACCGCCGGCGAGAACGGCGGGCCCCACGGCACGTGCGCCACGAACACCGGGACCCGCTCGACCAGCTCGCCCGCCTGCTGGAACTGCCGGTCCAGGATCTCCGGATCGGTCCAGCCGAGCAGCCGCGGGAACCGCAGCAACGTGATCAGCGCGTCCATGGCGCCCATGCGGGTCAGCTCGATCGACGCGCGCTCCCGGTCGGGCAGCGGGAACACGATCCCGGCCAGCGGCACCCGGTCGGCCCGCGACGGCGCCACGCTCAGCGCGTCGCGGGCGTCGCTGGTGAGCCGGCTGGACGGTGCGACGGCGAACTGCTCGACCAGCTCGGCGGCGGACTTGCGCAGCCGCAGCTCCGTCGCGCCCAGCCGGCAGACCGGCCGCCCGTCACCGTCGTCGTCCAGGCGGAGGACGTCGTCGGTGATCAGCGTGCCGCCGGCCGCGCACATCAAGGTCGCCATCGTCGACTTGCCCATGCCGGACCGGCCGACGAACGCCACCGCGCCGCCGCCGATCTGCACCGCGCTGGCGTGCAGCACGACGTCGCCGCGGATCGTCACGAGAAACGACAGCAGCGCACCGGCGGTCAGGATCCCGGCGATGCCCGGGTCGGCCCCCTCGACGACGTGCACCCGCACCGAGCGGCCGTCCGGCGCGACGACGAAGTCGCAGGTCCGGTAGAACCGCAGCAGCCAGCCTCCGTCGGCGACCTGGGTGAACGTGTAGTACGGCTGGTCGGTCTCCAGGTGCGCCAGCACCCGCCCGGCCGGCGCGTGCGTCGTCAGCGGCACCGGGTCGCCCCACCGGATGTCGACGTCCGGCTCCCCCTCCGCCGCGACGGCGCGTTCCTGGTGCAGCGGGACCTCCGAGGCCACCCGCAGCCCGTACAGCAGCTGCCGCTCCGTCCTCATCGCGTCCCGCCCAACGCCTCGAACGTCCGGTACGTGGCGGCGCCGACCGGGTCCAGGCTCACGCCGTCGATCTCCAGCCACGCGTGCGCCTGGATCCGCCCCTCGACCTTGGCGACGCCGACCCGCAGCACCGGCTTCCGGCGGCGCAGCACGTGCCCGCCGACCAGCGCGCGGCGCAGACAGGTGTCGCCGAACGGCCAGTGCCGCAGCACGCGCCAGGTGGCGCGCAGCCGCCGCCGCTCGGTCGCGGACAGCCGCGCCGTCGCACCGCCGGCCGGCATCAGCGGCGACTCCTGCTCCAACCCCAGCGGAGCGCCCAGCCAGGCGGCCAGGCGCGGCAGCCGCGCGACCCGCAGGCCGACCTCGACCGTCGCGGCGATGACGGTGGCCGCCCAGACGGACGGCCACTCGCGCGGCGGTACGGCCCGCACCAACGTCAGGGGATTCCTCATTCGGCACCTCGTGGAGGGCTGGGCTGCGCGGCCAGCCAGGCCTGCTGCAGCAGCGTGCCGGACAGGGTCGACGGCCGGTCGGACAGCCAACCGGCCCGCAGCGCCTCGGGATCGACGAGTTCGGCGTCCACGCCCGAGCCGTCCCAGTCGCGGGCGAACGCGCGCGTGGGCTCGCCCATGTAGGCGCGGTCGAAGCTGGCCTTGCTGGACCGGCGCAGGATCTCGTCGGGCAGCACGTCGGCGAAGAGGATGCGCATCAGCGCGGTCCGCCCGGCGAACCCCCACCGGCCGCCGAAGCGCGTGAGAGCGGCGAGGAAGCCGGTGTCGAGCAGCGGGTGCCCGACGGCGACGTCGAACTCGGCGCCCAGCGCGGCGTAGTTGGCGATGACGGCGTCGACGGCGCGGCGGTGCCGCACCCACCACAGCGACCGGTCCCACGCCAGCGGCTCGGAACCCTCGTCGGCCGCGAGCAGCCGGCGGTGCCGGCGAGCGACCGCCGGACGCAGCCACGGCTGCTGCGCGTCGCCGCTCATCTGGCGGCGCACCCGGAACGCGCGCACCGGGCCCGGCGCCAGCGCGGCGGCGGTCGCCGCCAGCAGCTCCGGACGGGGCCGGCGGCGCTTGCGCACCAGCAGCGTCACCGGGGTCACGCGGCGCGGCCCGATGACCTCGTCGCCGCCCTCACCGGTGAGGACCGACCCGCCCGCGACGGTCTCGAACAGCCGGTCCTTGACGTGGAACGGCGGCGGCCACAGCACGCCGCGGCGCAGGAGACTGGCCCGGGCGCCGTCGCCCAGCAGGTCGCTCTCGGTCCGGATCGGCAGCCGCACCCACTCGGTCAGGCCGAGGTGCTCGACGACCAGCCGCTGCCAGTCCGCCTCGTCGGCGTCGGGGACGTCCGGGTAGACCTCGGTGACGGGGACGGGGTCGGCGTGCCCTTCGCGCCGGGCCAGCGCCGTCGCGGCCGCCAGGATGGCCGACGAGTCACGCCCGCCGGAGAACGAGACGAAGCACGGCGCACGCAGCAACGCCGGGCGCAGGGCGTCGTCCAGCGCCTCGCGCGGGGTCGCGGCCGTCTCCGGAGGCGGCGGCGCGGGCAACGAGCCGTGCACCCAGGACGTGGCGATCTCGAACGAGGAAAGACGGAAATAGCGCGGCGTGGATTGTGCCGAACCGGCGTCCATTCGCGCTGCGGCGGAATGTGGATTCACGCGATGCTCTCCCGACACCACGAGGGAGACACGGCGGAGTCACCGATGACCGGACGACTCCGCCGTGCCCCTGGTTGACGGCGTCAGGAGAGGCCGCCACCGCCCGGCGGCTTGTCGTTCCCCCACTTGAACCAGAGGAACTGGTCCGACGAGCCCTGGCCGCCCTGCGCGAGCGTCAACTCACGCACGGATCCGACCTCTTCCAACACGGGTGGCTGGTATGCCATGGCCGTGCCCCCCTTCTCGAAAGCCCCACTGCGGAGGCGTTAACGGCAGCGCATCCACCAATGCACCGCCTTCTACCAGACCGAGATCGTACCGGCAGAATGGCGTTGTCGGAGGTATTTGTGGCTATTTCCTCGGTCAACCGCTTTCCGCCCGGTACGTCCGGCCGACCGGAGTGTCAGGACAGCACGCCACCGGGGTCGTTGTCGTAGCGGAACC
Protein-coding sequences here:
- a CDS encoding lasso RiPP family leader peptide-containing protein, whose amino-acid sequence is MAYQPPVLEEVGSVRELTLAQGGQGSSDQFLWFKWGNDKPPGGGGLS
- a CDS encoding GH25 family lysozyme → MRRRIIVTVSVVVAAALCLGAVLWFGIVPHWRPALEHGERYGIDVSAHQDEIDWDAVARDGIQFAYIKASEGQGWVDEWFDENWAGAARAGLDRGAYHFFTLCAPGAAQAENFLSVAPPDDDALPPVIDLELTGNCSDRPPADQVAAEVDAFVQLVERAWGRDLLFYVRPDWDDVYPVRDGLDRRLWDYRFFRRPTDDRWHVWQVNTFARVDGIDGPVDLDIMRDTE
- a CDS encoding class I SAM-dependent methyltransferase, with product MAPDVWAEGDAYEAYVGRWSRGVAAAFVPWLDVPGGARWLDVGCGTGALTEAVLTLAAPASVVGVDPSDGFLGTAREQVPGATFELGEATALPVADGAADAVISGLVLNFVPNAPAAAAEFVRAAAPGAVVAAYVWDYADGMQLMRHFWAAAADVDPDGAGLDEGVRFPLCQPEPLAHLWLAAGLADVDVRSIEIPTAFASFDDYWRPFLGGQGAAPGYLATLPPSQQDAIRDAVRARLPMAADGSIALTARAWAVRGLRR
- a CDS encoding asparagine synthase-related protein; its protein translation is MDAGSAQSTPRYFRLSSFEIATSWVHGSLPAPPPPETAATPREALDDALRPALLRAPCFVSFSGGRDSSAILAAATALARREGHADPVPVTEVYPDVPDADEADWQRLVVEHLGLTEWVRLPIRTESDLLGDGARASLLRRGVLWPPPFHVKDRLFETVAGGSVLTGEGGDEVIGPRRVTPVTLLVRKRRRPRPELLAATAAALAPGPVRAFRVRRQMSGDAQQPWLRPAVARRHRRLLAADEGSEPLAWDRSLWWVRHRRAVDAVIANYAALGAEFDVAVGHPLLDTGFLAALTRFGGRWGFAGRTALMRILFADVLPDEILRRSSKASFDRAYMGEPTRAFARDWDGSGVDAELVDPEALRAGWLSDRPSTLSGTLLQQAWLAAQPSPPRGAE
- a CDS encoding lasso peptide biosynthesis B2 protein — its product is MRNPLTLVRAVPPREWPSVWAATVIAATVEVGLRVARLPRLAAWLGAPLGLEQESPLMPAGGATARLSATERRRLRATWRVLRHWPFGDTCLRRALVGGHVLRRRKPVLRVGVAKVEGRIQAHAWLEIDGVSLDPVGAATYRTFEALGGTR